A region from the Dasania marina DSM 21967 genome encodes:
- a CDS encoding BREX protein BrxB domain-containing protein: MADRISSLLKNYESHISLPWAQMASSEERSIFIIYKPEDELKLRARVGEFELVTQKYDHPWTLLDITDSFASWLAGQDYAEAYFEDPEYLTGNYQYFAEELVDQLAQQIIDQQTDQTAVVLLGCGTLFGITSVSDLVKALAAKITGRLVVFFPGEQEGNIYRLLDAKNGWGYLATSIKG; this comes from the coding sequence ATGGCTGATCGCATCAGCTCCTTGTTGAAAAACTACGAGAGCCATATTAGTTTACCCTGGGCACAAATGGCCTCGAGCGAAGAGCGCTCTATTTTTATCATCTATAAACCAGAAGATGAGCTTAAGTTGCGCGCCCGCGTCGGCGAATTTGAACTGGTTACCCAAAAGTATGATCACCCTTGGACGTTGTTAGATATCACCGACAGCTTCGCCAGTTGGCTGGCTGGGCAAGATTATGCTGAGGCCTACTTCGAAGATCCAGAGTATTTAACTGGCAACTACCAATACTTCGCCGAAGAGTTAGTCGATCAGCTAGCTCAACAAATTATTGATCAACAAACCGACCAAACGGCAGTGGTGCTTTTAGGTTGTGGTACGTTGTTTGGTATCACCTCTGTTTCTGATCTCGTTAAAGCCCTTGCGGCAAAAATTACCGGCAGGCTGGTGGTGTTCTTTCCTGGGGAACAAGAAGGCAACATCTACCGTTTATTAGACGCCAAAAATGGCTGGGGCTACCTAGCGACCTCAATTAAAGGATAA
- a CDS encoding IS256 family transposase → MNHDELKAIAQAAAKNIKTEADLNEFRQMLTKITVETALNAELDDHLGYARHESSEASNSRNGFTSKTLQTEDGQFQVDTPRDRAGSFEPQLVKKHQRRFTSMDDKILFLYAQGMSTREIVTTFKEMYGADVSPTLISKVTNAVIDQVVEWQARPLDAIYPIVYLDCIVLKIRQDKQVINKAIYLALGVNIEGHKELLGLWISENEGAKFWLNVLTELQNRGVKDILIACVDGLKGFPDAINAVYPDTQIQLCIVHMVRNAMKFVPWKDYKAVAADLKRIYKSATEEEALQALAQFAECWDDKYPQISKSWHAHWHNLNTLFAYPQDIRKAIYTTNAIESLNSVIRKAVKKRKLFPSDDSAKKVVYLAIQEASKKWTMPIRNWKPALNRFIIEFEGRLTDYI, encoded by the coding sequence ATGAACCACGACGAACTAAAAGCAATAGCCCAAGCCGCAGCCAAGAACATTAAGACGGAAGCTGATCTTAATGAATTCAGGCAGATGCTCACCAAAATCACCGTTGAAACGGCCCTTAATGCTGAATTAGACGATCATTTAGGTTACGCAAGGCACGAGTCATCGGAAGCGAGTAATAGCCGCAATGGCTTTACCAGCAAGACCTTGCAGACCGAAGATGGCCAATTTCAAGTTGATACTCCACGCGATCGAGCAGGTAGCTTTGAACCCCAGCTGGTTAAAAAGCATCAGCGCCGCTTTACCTCCATGGACGATAAAATTCTCTTCCTCTACGCCCAGGGCATGAGCACACGGGAAATCGTCACCACCTTTAAAGAAATGTACGGTGCGGATGTTTCGCCCACATTAATCTCAAAAGTGACTAACGCCGTTATCGATCAAGTTGTCGAGTGGCAAGCGCGGCCGCTGGATGCCATCTACCCCATCGTCTATCTCGACTGCATCGTGCTTAAAATTAGGCAGGACAAACAGGTTATCAATAAAGCGATCTACTTAGCGTTAGGCGTGAATATAGAAGGCCATAAAGAGCTATTAGGGCTGTGGATATCTGAAAATGAAGGCGCTAAGTTTTGGCTTAACGTACTGACTGAACTGCAAAATCGCGGNGTAAAAGATATTTTAATTGCCTGCGTTGACGGCCTCAAAGGCTTTCCCGATGCCATTAATGCTGTCTACCCTGATACCCAAATACAGCTCTGCATTGTGCACATGGTGCGTAACGCCATGAAGTTTGTGCCTTGGAAAGATTACAAGGCCGTAGCGGCAGATTTAAAACGGATTTATAAGTCAGCAACCGAAGAGGAAGCCCTGCAAGCGTTAGCGCAATTTGCCGAGTGCTGGGACGATAAGTATCCACAGATAAGTAAATCATGGCATGCCCACTGGCATAACCTCAATACCCTGTTTGCTTACCCTCAGGACATACGCAAAGCGATCTATACGACCAACGCCATCGAATCACTCAATAGCGTGATTCGTAAGGCCGTGAAAAAGCGCAAGCTATTCCCTAGTGACGACTCGGCCAAAAAAGTTGTTTACTTGGCGATACAGGAAGCTTCAAAAAAATGGACGATGCCGATAAGGAATTGGAAACCGGCCTTGAACCGATTTATCATTGAATTCGAAGGCCGTTTAACGGATTATATTTAA
- a CDS encoding PD-(D/E)XK nuclease family protein — MKLVLAPAFDHGIGLAPLQGVGIRYIGPNGFISLLEGELGLPMPELSHTKNVMAYLQFLQRPEHSAHFYWQSLQNASAIRTAETLLQWRNTLYEYGWNGCWQQAEPKRIADLASVEESGAHKLDIGLGQRSLRVISRLDVFITQIETIEIIDADALTPCIQAIVTKLAGQGVAIQHLSDFALRAQGDLALLQTAFTHPAQQQISLSNDGSVQWLQAQSLQTAVRWLAETVRLHPNKQIAIFAPNDAEAIDDALMAAGLPLTAHSVSSSARPVLQLLPLTLQLLQAPLNPGALLQFLTHPVNPLPYRLCRMLADVVANNPGIDSEPWRQVVQSYFELLEQGDATAVKAQRKQLADWLDVARYPQNAVSVTAINQQLQLLHRWLRGREANLENPKERLLYQQAMAQVDEFAQALDVLATNTQQLTTNDIDDVMRQVRSRGSAMSGREAQAGHITVLTDAGSFAPELDSGIYDIVIWLGVEEQTIKTWPWFKQEQKALRQQGIDLPEQASLAELANQQLNRLLLAASEQLLLVQLQRNNAAHPVLEKIRSCLGEGFSAQPLQQLMLQPQPAMKQIASIQLPQRQRWWQFDKGLLSEPSVRWSYSRVQKYLFTPHEYVFNYMAKIRNDDVLSLNDDARLKGSLIHWLVEAFFEQHGDNSWRALDEQALAAWARKELSQLINQRGAVLIQPGRHVEAEQLKATGVSALQCLVGHLKSSDVATIEVEKKQEATFGADTFLGYIDLLVIHNDGTETVIDIKLGGLSKRRDEIKHNLALQLTTYSWLRRENGATTWPEHGYFIINGNQLLMANKHKFPEATVVQTVDPGSSAELWGKMQMTLAWRKAQLLAGEVELPLKDIPQDRAVEPAASGLAMGDQDEQWSDYSHLTGWE; from the coding sequence ATGAAACTCGTATTAGCACCAGCCTTCGACCACGGTATTGGCCTTGCTCCGCTGCAAGGTGTTGGTATTCGGTATATAGGCCCTAATGGCTTTATTAGCTTGTTAGAAGGTGAGTTGGGGCTACCCATGCCAGAGTTGTCGCACACAAAAAATGTGATGGCCTACCTACAGTTTCTCCAGCGGCCTGAGCATAGCGCGCATTTTTATTGGCAATCACTACAAAATGCCTCGGCCATCCGTACCGCCGAGACCTTATTGCAATGGCGTAACACCCTGTATGAATACGGTTGGAATGGTTGTTGGCAGCAGGCCGAGCCAAAGCGTATAGCTGATTTGGCTTCTGTTGAAGAAAGTGGTGCGCACAAATTAGATATCGGCTTGGGGCAGCGTAGCCTGCGTGTTATTTCAAGGCTGGACGTATTTATCACTCAAATTGAAACAATTGAGATTATAGACGCCGATGCATTAACCCCCTGTATTCAGGCGATAGTAACTAAACTGGCAGGGCAGGGAGTCGCCATTCAGCACTTAAGCGATTTTGCACTGAGGGCTCAGGGTGATTTGGCTCTTTTACAAACCGCGTTCACCCACCCGGCGCAGCAACAAATCAGCTTAAGTAACGACGGCTCGGTGCAGTGGTTGCAGGCGCAATCGTTACAAACGGCTGTACGCTGGCTGGCAGAAACGGTTCGACTACACCCCAATAAACAAATTGCTATCTTTGCGCCCAATGATGCTGAGGCTATTGACGATGCCTTAATGGCAGCAGGTTTACCACTAACCGCACACAGCGTTTCATCATCGGCAAGGCCAGTATTGCAATTGTTACCGTTAACCTTGCAACTGCTGCAGGCACCACTTAACCCCGGGGCATTGTTACAGTTTTTAACCCATCCGGTTAATCCACTGCCTTATAGGTTGTGCCGTATGCTGGCCGACGTAGTCGCCAATAACCCAGGTATCGATAGTGAACCGTGGCGGCAGGTGGTGCAGTCATATTTCGAGTTATTAGAGCAAGGAGATGCAACAGCTGTTAAGGCTCAACGCAAACAATTAGCTGATTGGTTGGATGTTGCGCGTTATCCGCAAAATGCCGTCTCGGTTACAGCTATTAATCAACAACTTCAATTGTTACATCGTTGGTTGCGAGGGCGCGAAGCTAATTTAGAAAACCCAAAAGAGCGCCTTTTGTATCAACAGGCCATGGCACAAGTCGATGAGTTTGCACAAGCCTTGGATGTATTGGCTACCAATACGCAGCAATTAACCACAAACGATATTGATGATGTAATGCGCCAAGTGCGGTCGCGTGGCAGCGCAATGAGTGGCCGCGAAGCGCAGGCTGGCCATATAACTGTGCTAACAGATGCAGGCAGTTTTGCCCCAGAGTTAGACAGTGGCATTTACGACATAGTTATTTGGCTAGGAGTAGAAGAGCAAACCATCAAAACCTGGCCCTGGTTTAAGCAAGAGCAAAAAGCGCTAAGGCAGCAGGGGATTGATTTACCCGAGCAAGCGAGCTTGGCAGAGCTGGCCAATCAGCAGCTTAACCGTTTATTGCTGGCCGCCAGTGAGCAGCTGTTATTAGTGCAATTGCAGCGCAATAATGCCGCGCACCCCGTATTAGAAAAAATCCGCAGCTGCTTAGGTGAGGGCTTTAGCGCCCAGCCCTTGCAGCAATTAATGTTGCAGCCACAGCCTGCTATGAAACAGATAGCCAGCATACAGCTACCTCAGCGCCAGCGCTGGTGGCAGTTTGATAAGGGCCTTTTATCTGAGCCATCGGTGCGCTGGTCATACTCGCGGGTGCAAAAATACTTATTTACTCCACATGAATACGTGTTTAATTACATGGCCAAAATTCGTAATGATGATGTGCTAAGTCTAAATGACGATGCGCGCTTAAAGGGCTCACTCATACACTGGTTAGTAGAGGCCTTTTTTGAGCAGCATGGCGATAACAGCTGGCGTGCATTGGATGAGCAGGCGCTAGCAGCTTGGGCGCGTAAAGAGCTTAGCCAGTTAATTAACCAACGAGGTGCGGTGTTAATTCAGCCGGGCAGGCACGTAGAGGCAGAGCAATTAAAAGCCACTGGTGTCTCAGCGCTGCAATGTTTAGTGGGGCATTTAAAGTCGTCCGATGTTGCAACGATTGAAGTAGAGAAAAAACAAGAAGCTACATTCGGGGCTGATACTTTTCTGGGTTATATCGATTTATTGGTCATCCATAACGACGGTACTGAAACTGTTATTGATATCAAGCTGGGTGGCTTAAGTAAGCGTCGTGATGAGATTAAGCACAATCTCGCCCTGCAATTGACTACCTATAGTTGGCTGCGCCGTGAGAATGGTGCCACCACATGGCCCGAGCATGGCTATTTTATCATTAACGGTAATCAGCTATTGATGGCTAACAAACATAAGTTCCCTGAAGCCACCGTCGTGCAAACAGTAGACCCAGGCTCCAGTGCAGAGCTGTGGGGCAAAATGCAAATGACTCTGGCCTGGCGCAAAGCGCAGTTGCTGGCCGGTGAAGTGGAGCTGCCCTTAAAAGACATTCCCCAAGACCGTGCAGTTGAGCCCGCCGCAAGTGGCTTAGCCATGGGCGATCAAGATGAACAGTGGTCCGACTATAGCCACTTAACAGGTTGGGAGTAG
- the brxC gene encoding BREX system P-loop protein BrxC: MLNREIFQNDPVDNFLANNGVAKVSEEKTAEALKTLEYELKTFVCDGKYKEGMELILSNYLASLKTKNEQKGVWISGFFGSGKSHLAKMLASLWVNQAFPGSQSARGIADLPDTTVKLLEQLTDESHNHPGLHAASGTLGASAGKKVRLSLLAIIFKSLGLPEQYHLAKFCLWLKSEGVYEQVKQSVTAKVSGAEAEALWVKEVRNLHVSPFMHKAVIEALPQLATDPKEAREMLRSQYAIVEDVSNDEMVDALVEALAVDGQIPLTLVVLDEVQQYIGNDIDRAHDIQEAVETCCKASQLKSKVLFVATGQSALAGMSSLQRLMGRFQTPVQLEDTDVDAVIRKVILQKKESARANIEDVLQSNLGEISRHLHGSTIEHNKDDEQVIVADYPLLPVRRRFWEKVLHALDVTGTGSQLRNQLRIVHEACKSTANQSLGHVLPADFIYDQIATNLLQTSMISKDIYETISRKKAGDHDSQQQGRVLALILLIGKLPTDVDHGIAPTEEFIADLLIEDLTGDKNLVRSQVPGWLQSLEKEGLLMSMQTDRGLEYRLQTAESAQWYDEFNQQKNQYRGNPQRIEGFKQQLIQQHIRQALGKSTTLQGASKVSRPIQACFEAELPNDADKKLYAWVHTGSEKAFLDQARGARPEEATLFIYVPNSNQSDVADALIEQKAAEMTLEIRGVASTEAGGDARKAMENRKNAADRKLTQLLKDIFAAIQVKLAGGADVEGVDLIEQLTKAGQIAVERLYSDFALADDPNWEKVYNKACREGGENALEGLGYSGETVNHPVCEAVRRFIGVGKQGREIISEFSAAPYGWPLDSIDGVLFAMLAAGVLTGTDATGQPVDAKSLVRTQLSQVNLRPERVQLSKVQLIKIRGLITGLGVDCSPGQEQSQMLPALKNAKALAYSSGGDAPLPASPSTEQIDDLMSITGNELLSAALDAKDELLANYSAWQATIELAQARNVQWGELRDVLHHCRGLAFEGLIDTERQAIITNRSLLVSPNPIEPLIKQAFSGIRDSIMAHLGEYETEYGNCLNSLEADEQWQKLPADEQQQLRDHHSIASVPRVELDTNERVLQSLEDCSLSQWNDKRASLMSKFEAARNAAIAKLAPKVQRVSTPRRLIESEEDLNKWLAEAEQRIRAQLANGPVSVS; this comes from the coding sequence ATGCTCAATCGCGAAATTTTTCAGAATGACCCTGTAGATAATTTTTTGGCAAACAACGGGGTGGCTAAAGTCTCTGAAGAGAAAACTGCCGAGGCGTTAAAAACGCTAGAGTACGAACTCAAAACTTTTGTTTGCGATGGTAAGTATAAAGAGGGCATGGAGCTTATCCTCAGCAATTACCTCGCAAGCCTTAAAACAAAAAACGAGCAAAAAGGCGTTTGGATTTCAGGCTTCTTTGGCTCGGGTAAATCGCACCTGGCTAAAATGCTCGCCAGCCTCTGGGTAAACCAAGCATTCCCTGGCAGCCAAAGTGCGCGTGGTATTGCAGACCTACCTGACACAACCGTTAAGCTGTTAGAGCAGTTAACCGATGAATCTCATAATCACCCTGGGCTGCACGCCGCATCTGGTACGCTCGGTGCCTCGGCGGGTAAAAAAGTACGCCTGTCTCTGCTGGCAATCATCTTTAAATCACTAGGGCTACCCGAACAGTACCACCTGGCTAAATTCTGCCTATGGCTTAAGTCCGAAGGTGTTTATGAGCAGGTGAAGCAGTCGGTCACAGCCAAAGTGTCTGGTGCTGAAGCTGAGGCTTTATGGGTGAAAGAGGTACGTAACCTACATGTTTCCCCTTTTATGCATAAAGCGGTTATCGAAGCCCTGCCGCAGTTGGCTACCGACCCCAAAGAAGCGCGAGAGATGTTACGTAGCCAATACGCCATCGTCGAAGACGTTAGCAACGATGAAATGGTGGATGCCTTGGTCGAAGCCCTGGCGGTCGATGGCCAAATCCCGTTAACCCTAGTCGTTCTGGATGAGGTACAGCAATACATCGGCAACGACATAGATCGTGCCCACGATATTCAAGAGGCAGTAGAAACCTGCTGTAAAGCCAGTCAGTTAAAATCTAAAGTTCTTTTTGTAGCAACCGGCCAGAGTGCGCTGGCTGGCATGAGCAGTCTGCAGCGCCTAATGGGGCGTTTCCAAACGCCTGTTCAGCTTGAAGATACAGACGTCGACGCCGTCATCCGCAAAGTAATATTGCAAAAGAAGGAATCGGCCCGCGCTAACATTGAAGATGTATTACAGTCCAACCTAGGTGAGATTTCTCGCCATTTGCACGGCTCTACTATTGAACACAATAAAGATGATGAGCAGGTGATAGTGGCGGACTACCCGCTACTACCAGTTCGTCGTCGTTTTTGGGAAAAAGTCCTGCACGCGCTGGATGTTACCGGTACCGGCTCGCAGCTGCGTAACCAGCTACGCATCGTACATGAGGCCTGTAAGAGTACTGCCAATCAATCTCTGGGGCACGTGTTACCCGCCGATTTCATTTATGATCAAATTGCAACCAACCTATTGCAAACCAGCATGATCTCCAAAGATATTTACGAGACCATTAGTCGCAAAAAAGCCGGTGACCACGACAGCCAGCAACAGGGCCGGGTGCTGGCCTTAATCCTACTGATAGGCAAACTGCCTACCGATGTAGACCATGGCATCGCCCCTACCGAAGAGTTTATAGCTGATCTATTAATTGAAGACCTCACCGGTGATAAAAACCTTGTTCGCAGCCAGGTGCCTGGCTGGTTACAGAGCTTGGAAAAAGAAGGGCTATTAATGTCCATGCAGACAGACCGCGGCCTCGAATACCGTCTGCAAACTGCTGAGAGTGCCCAATGGTACGATGAGTTTAACCAGCAGAAGAATCAGTACCGTGGTAACCCACAGCGCATCGAGGGTTTTAAACAGCAGCTGATTCAGCAGCATATTCGCCAGGCTCTGGGTAAAAGCACGACACTACAGGGCGCTAGCAAGGTGTCGCGCCCCATACAAGCTTGCTTTGAAGCAGAGTTGCCGAATGATGCTGATAAAAAACTCTACGCTTGGGTACATACCGGTTCGGAGAAAGCCTTTCTTGATCAAGCCCGCGGTGCCAGGCCAGAAGAAGCAACGCTCTTTATCTATGTACCCAACAGTAACCAGTCAGATGTAGCCGATGCGCTTATCGAGCAGAAAGCAGCCGAGATGACGCTAGAAATCCGCGGTGTGGCTAGTACCGAGGCTGGCGGCGATGCACGTAAAGCTATGGAAAACCGTAAGAACGCCGCTGACCGCAAGTTGACGCAGTTACTGAAAGACATCTTCGCGGCTATACAGGTGAAGTTGGCCGGTGGTGCCGATGTTGAGGGTGTCGATCTCATTGAGCAGTTAACCAAGGCGGGTCAAATAGCCGTTGAGCGGCTCTACAGCGATTTTGCCCTGGCAGACGACCCCAATTGGGAGAAGGTTTATAACAAAGCATGCCGTGAAGGTGGTGAGAATGCCTTAGAGGGGCTGGGCTACAGCGGTGAAACCGTCAATCATCCTGTCTGCGAGGCTGTACGTCGTTTTATCGGCGTGGGTAAACAGGGCCGGGAGATTATCAGTGAATTCAGCGCCGCCCCCTACGGTTGGCCGTTGGATAGCATCGATGGTGTGCTTTTTGCGATGCTGGCAGCAGGAGTTCTCACCGGCACTGATGCCACTGGTCAGCCAGTGGATGCCAAAAGCTTGGTCCGTACGCAGCTCAGCCAGGTGAACTTACGCCCAGAGCGAGTACAGCTGAGTAAGGTACAGCTCATTAAAATTCGTGGCCTGATCACTGGCTTGGGTGTCGACTGCAGCCCCGGCCAAGAGCAGAGCCAAATGCTGCCGGCGCTGAAAAATGCCAAGGCGCTGGCCTACAGTAGTGGTGGCGATGCGCCTCTGCCTGCGAGCCCCAGTACTGAACAAATCGACGATTTGATGAGTATCACCGGTAACGAGTTGTTAAGTGCCGCGCTTGATGCCAAAGATGAACTGCTGGCCAACTATTCAGCTTGGCAGGCGACAATTGAGCTGGCTCAGGCGCGTAATGTTCAGTGGGGCGAGCTGCGCGATGTATTGCATCATTGCCGTGGCTTAGCCTTTGAGGGGCTTATTGATACTGAGCGCCAGGCCATTATTACTAACCGCAGCCTGCTGGTTTCTCCCAACCCTATCGAGCCTCTGATTAAACAGGCTTTTAGTGGCATCCGCGATAGCATCATGGCTCACCTAGGTGAGTATGAAACCGAGTATGGCAACTGCCTCAATAGTTTAGAGGCCGACGAGCAGTGGCAAAAACTCCCTGCGGACGAGCAGCAACAGCTGCGTGACCATCACAGCATAGCCTCAGTACCACGGGTGGAGTTGGATACCAACGAGCGAGTGTTGCAAAGTCTGGAAGACTGCAGCCTTAGCCAGTGGAACGATAAACGCGCCTCCTTAATGTCAAAGTTTGAAGCTGCACGCAACGCCGCCATTGCCAAGCTTGCACCAAAAGTACAGCGTGTTAGTACGCCACGACGTTTGATCGAAAGCGAGGAAGACCTCAACAAGTGGTTGGCGGAGGCGGAACAGCGTATTCGCGCCCAGCTGGCTAATGGCCCTGTCTCGGTCAGTTAA
- a CDS encoding UvrD-helicase domain-containing protein: MDNITFISAGAGSGKTYNLMERLAALLLDENSGIKPEGVMATTFTVRASNELKERVQEKLLHEQRPELAAQMESAFIGTVNGVCGRLLKQFSFELGLSPQLDVIPENETSALFRRALDQTLNIERVQGINRLANRFSVEDWRKDVEGLVQAARANNLTAEQLRSQGAANANKQLSFCGQPKANINALSLLKLLNKSVGEIDTSIDSTKATAGFIDQARGMNMQLSGDNWAWVDWLRLAKAGVGAKSRACVEELIDYASRFEVSLEYQNDVRNYLEQLFAVAADAMADFQAMKTRMGLIDFVDQERELLRALELPHVCAVLEDELDLLMVDEFQDTSPIQLALFLKLSQLATQVIWVGDIKQSIYGFRGSDPSLMLGVIEAMTQRGMAIDTLEHSWRSRPELIELVNSIFVTAFAGELEPQQVALQFPEQRWGVKWPTPALQIWAQNSRNASKRQSVETQANDIAYGVRQLVDSGISVIDKGTQQPRPMALADIGILCRTGKNIARVSKALEQQGLAVNLKREALMATPEAVLIKAALRLLVNPRATLARAELISLVANQPVAEWLNQRVSAVKSEAYAEDKMAGLNHEVIERMLAMRDALRFTTPVETLRRLLWQMGARDIVMGWGGHSTLVQQRLLNLDEMVVLASNYEQHCQQQNAATTVAGLLLWLDTLASDELDKQAQVEGADAITVVTHHGAKGLEWPVVLCCDYGDALKGDLWGIKAITTEPFDVNAPLANRFLHYWVPPSAWHKTNMAFYDKAEASEYGLALLEASRRESQRLVYVSMTRARDMLILPCKASVLEKGTGLPWLTNVGADWILEATDTLELGDDAEIPTQVMHLDAGEPISQHSQQQYFGFTAREPQAYPIANISPSQAKAIAIKVASNQQYAGIIPLPTDRDAAIAGTALHAVLATQLLQQQASEADIIKVGQQLLNSAGLSALDTQAVIKAGTAFLNWLTQQWPGAKLYMEYPVSMTNAVGQLLNGTIDLLIETDQGWVIIDHKSTSTELNDLPHVASHYGGQLAAYRHALQAVTNKPVLSQWLHFMAMGSVLECELVE; encoded by the coding sequence ATGGATAATATTACCTTTATTTCTGCTGGTGCAGGTTCGGGCAAAACCTACAACCTAATGGAGCGTTTAGCCGCATTACTGCTAGATGAAAATAGCGGCATCAAGCCTGAAGGGGTTATGGCCACCACGTTCACAGTTCGCGCATCCAATGAGTTAAAAGAGCGCGTACAAGAAAAATTATTGCATGAACAGCGGCCAGAGCTAGCGGCACAAATGGAGTCGGCTTTTATTGGCACAGTTAATGGTGTGTGCGGCCGCTTGTTAAAACAATTCTCTTTTGAGTTGGGGTTGTCGCCACAGTTAGATGTGATCCCCGAAAATGAAACGTCTGCATTATTTAGGCGCGCTTTAGATCAAACCCTAAACATAGAGCGGGTGCAGGGTATTAATCGCCTAGCTAATCGCTTTAGTGTTGAAGATTGGCGTAAAGACGTAGAGGGCCTGGTGCAAGCAGCGCGCGCAAATAACCTCACAGCAGAACAGTTGCGCAGCCAAGGTGCCGCCAATGCCAATAAGCAACTGAGTTTTTGTGGCCAACCCAAAGCTAATATCAATGCCTTAAGTTTATTAAAGCTGCTTAACAAAAGTGTGGGCGAAATCGATACCAGTATTGATAGCACTAAAGCCACTGCAGGGTTTATTGATCAGGCTCGCGGCATGAACATGCAGTTAAGCGGCGATAATTGGGCATGGGTAGATTGGCTAAGGTTAGCCAAGGCTGGTGTGGGTGCAAAGAGTAGAGCCTGTGTAGAAGAGTTAATAGATTATGCCAGCCGTTTTGAAGTTAGCCTTGAATACCAAAACGATGTACGCAATTATTTAGAGCAGCTCTTTGCCGTGGCGGCTGATGCCATGGCCGATTTTCAAGCCATGAAAACCCGTATGGGTTTAATCGACTTTGTCGACCAAGAGCGTGAGCTACTGCGTGCCCTTGAGCTACCGCATGTATGCGCAGTATTAGAGGATGAGCTTGACCTATTAATGGTGGATGAGTTTCAAGATACCAGCCCCATTCAGTTGGCGTTATTTTTAAAGCTCAGCCAGTTAGCCACCCAAGTGATTTGGGTGGGTGACATCAAACAGTCCATCTATGGCTTTCGAGGTAGTGATCCAAGTTTAATGCTAGGTGTTATAGAGGCAATGACCCAACGAGGCATGGCCATCGATACGCTCGAGCATTCCTGGCGCTCGCGGCCAGAGCTTATCGAATTAGTGAATAGTATTTTTGTAACCGCTTTTGCTGGTGAGTTAGAGCCGCAGCAAGTGGCGTTGCAATTTCCCGAGCAGCGTTGGGGAGTTAAATGGCCTACGCCAGCCTTGCAGATTTGGGCGCAAAATTCACGCAATGCCAGCAAGCGTCAATCGGTAGAAACTCAGGCCAATGATATAGCCTATGGCGTGCGCCAGCTGGTAGACAGCGGCATCAGTGTTATCGATAAGGGCACGCAGCAGCCGCGGCCCATGGCCTTGGCCGATATTGGCATCCTATGCCGCACCGGCAAAAATATTGCGCGGGTTAGCAAGGCGCTAGAGCAGCAGGGCCTAGCGGTGAACTTAAAGCGTGAAGCCTTAATGGCCACGCCCGAGGCAGTGTTAATCAAAGCGGCATTGCGGTTGTTGGTAAACCCCCGTGCAACATTGGCCCGTGCCGAGCTTATAAGCCTGGTGGCTAACCAGCCGGTGGCCGAGTGGCTAAACCAACGTGTTAGTGCTGTTAAAAGCGAGGCCTATGCTGAAGATAAAATGGCAGGCCTAAATCATGAGGTAATAGAGCGGATGTTGGCCATGCGTGATGCACTGCGCTTTACCACGCCGGTTGAAACACTGCGCCGTTTACTTTGGCAAATGGGCGCGCGCGATATAGTCATGGGCTGGGGTGGCCACAGCACCCTGGTGCAGCAACGCCTGCTCAACTTAGATGAAATGGTAGTGCTGGCCAGCAACTATGAACAACATTGCCAGCAACAAAATGCCGCAACGACTGTAGCGGGCTTATTATTGTGGTTGGATACGTTAGCCAGCGATGAACTCGATAAACAGGCGCAAGTGGAGGGTGCCGATGCAATTACCGTGGTTACCCATCACGGCGCCAAAGGCCTAGAGTGGCCCGTGGTGCTGTGCTGTGATTACGGTGATGCCCTCAAGGGCGATCTTTGGGGTATTAAAGCCATCACCACTGAGCCCTTCGATGTCAATGCGCCGCTGGCTAACCGTTTTTTACATTACTGGGTGCCGCCATCGGCTTGGCATAAAACCAACATGGCTTTTTACGATAAAGCCGAGGCCAGTGAATATGGCCTCGCGTTATTAGAGGCAAGCCGCCGTGAAAGCCAGCGTCTAGTGTATGTGTCGATGACCCGTGCCCGAGATATGTTGATCTTGCCCTGTAAAGCCAGCGTGCTAGAAAAAGGCACCGGCCTACCTTGGTTAACGAATGTCGGTGCCGATTGGATATTGGAAGCTACCGACACCCTCGAGCTGGGTGATGACGCTGAAATACCCACCCAAGTGATGCACTTGGATGCCGGTGAGCCCATAAGCCAGCACAGCCAGCAGCAATACTTCGGCTTTACAGCCCGTGAGCCACAGGCTTACCCAATAGCCAACATCTCACCTTCACAAGCCAAGGCCATTGCAATCAAAGTGGCGAGTAACCAGCAATACGCCGGTATTATTCCGCTCCCAACCGATAGAGATGCCGCCATCGCAGGCACGGCCTTACACGCAGTGCTGGCTACACAGCTATTGCAACAACAGGCCAGCGAGGCTGACATAATCAAAGTAGGCCAGCAGTTGCTAAATAGCGCAGGCCTCAGCGCGCTAGATACCCAAGCAGTTATAAAGGCAGGCACCGCCTTTTTAAACTGGTTAACCCAACAATGGCCAGGCGCAAAACTGTATATGGAGTACCCCGTTAGCATGACCAATGCCGTGGGGCAGCTACTAAACGGCACTATCGATTTATTAATCGAAACTGATCAGGGCTGGGTGATTATTGATCATAAAAGCACCTCAACCGAACTAAATGATTTACCGCATGTAGCCAGTCACTATGGTGGCCAGCTGGCGGCTTATAGGCATGCATTGCAAGCAGTAACCAACAAGCCCGTGCTTAGCCAGTGGTTGCACTTTATGGCCATGGGCTCAGTGCTTGAATGTGAGCTGGTGGAATAG